Proteins from a genomic interval of Aspergillus flavus chromosome 7, complete sequence:
- a CDS encoding 2-polyprenyl-6-methoxyphenol hydroxylase (monooxygenase, putative) has protein sequence MAKSPQDLQIAILGAGMGGLTCALALAQEGFKNIDVYESASDLGFVGAGIQLAPNMARVLDRLGVWKGIEAEAVNIEETSVRVGATDAELAHVELQYIKDTYGYPHMVGHRSSLSNGLYQGCLRYPNIKFHFATSAGNVDSFGPRPSFTATPRDSSQAPYRVEADVLLGADGIKSNTRVAMMDKLGIQTGVKDTNQAAYRIMIHKDQIKDDPELLELINGTKVTRWIGEKRHIIAYPVSNNTIYNLSTVQPDTNFAAATNATYTTRGSKKTMLEVFGDFCPMVQRMLSYVPEGEVCEWKLRVHEPLDTWTHESTALVGDACHPTLPHLAQGAAQAIEDGAVIAIALSLLPDTTPASIAKALKVYEKVRKDRAYALVELAAASGRALHLGDGAAKEERDKQFAALKKGNGPVPDKWADADVQKIIYGFDCQQETRDKFNEYFASSRDAKLA, from the exons ATGGCTAAGTCACCGCAGGATCTTCAAATTGCCATTCTGGGCGCTG GTATGGGAGGGCTTACATGTGCCCTGGCCCTCGCCCAAGAAGGCTTCAAGAACATTGATGTCTATGAGTCGGCTTCTGACTTGGGCTTCGTTGGAGCGGGTATCCAACTGGCGCCGAACATGGCTCGAGTGCTGGACCGTCTGGGAGTATGGAAGGGAATTGAAGCGGAGGCCGTGAACATCGAAGAGACTAGCGTAAGAG TGGGTGCAACCGACGCTGAACTGGCACATGTTGAGCTGCAGTATATCAAAGACACATATGGATACCCGCACATGGTTGGCCACCGTTCATCACTGTCCAACGGACTCTACCAAGGCTGTCTCCGCTACCCGAACATTAAGTTCCATTTCGCCACGTCCGCCGGGAACGTCGACTCGTTCGGCCCTCGGCCCTCCTTCACAGCTACTCCCCGCGACTCCAGCCAAGCGCCGTACCGCGTCGAGGCGGACGTGCTACTAGGCGCCGACGGCATCAAGAGTAACACGCGCGTCGCCATGATGGACAAGCTCGGCATCCAGACCGGAGTAAAGGATACGAACCAAGCCGCCTACCGAATCATGATCCACAAGGACCAAATCAAGGACGACCCCGAGCTCCTGGAGCTGATCAACGGGACCAAGGTCACGCGCTGGATCGGCGAGAAGCGTCACATCATCGCATACCCCGTGTCCAACAACACGATCTACAACCTGTCCACCGTCCAGCCCGACACAAACTTCGCGGCCGCCACCAACGCCACGTACACGACGCGCGGATCGAAGAAGACCATGCTGGAGGTGTTCGGCGATTTCTGCCCCATGGTGCAGCGCATGCTGAGCTACGTGCCCGAAGGCGAGGTCTGCGAATGGAAGCTGCGCGTTCACGAGCCCCTGGATACATGGACGCACGAGTCCACCGCTCTGGTCGGCGATGCTTGCCACCCGACGTTGCCTCATCTCGCGCAAGGAGCTGCGCAGGCGATTGAAGACGGTGCGGTGATCGCTATCGCTTTGTCCCTGCTACCGGATACGACCCCCGCCTCAATTGCCAAGGCGCTGAAGGTGTACGAGAAGGTCCGTAAGGACAGGGCGTATGCGCTTGTCGAGCTGGCGGCTGCATCTGGTCGCGCTCTTCATCTGGGTGATGGCGCTGCTAAGGAGGAACGTGACAAGCAGTTTGCTGCGTTGAAGAAGGGCAATGGCCCCGTGCCGGATAAGTGGGCCGATGCGGATGTGCAGAAGATCATCTATGGCTTTGATTGCCAGCAGGAGACGCGGGACAAGTTCAATGAGTATTTCGC GTCTTCACGGGACGCTAAATTAGCATGA
- a CDS encoding fungal-specific transcription factor domain protein yields the protein MSARPYRSKRHRPCDQCRERKLGCQTDGGLPCVRCRSADLPCTFEHPPPKRPRRESSGHMGDHSGSVASSIDPESSFLPPSWEEPSNHPASHLPSRGASVNPAVHQPAFAPLEDVPTNGAVSPAVSGHLVTVGRSPTQFVQSLDQLEGFSAHLFGASAESDPWLLRHCSFDDAGVKCFYKVHFRNAGGVPTADKIPVHFMLAADDLATSAKQETSCRFSGDATREELNRLVPHDYGQRLVSLFIKYVWPALPLISRSQMGLTPSCSIPEPWALERTPVHLLAAVYASALPFAAHDDYLCVLQTYNAPPADRLWRMAYELISEEIHTPHLAVLQTALLYLHRPLDEARASIADTPFVWSFVGTIVGLAESLGLHIECRMWGIPAWEKRLRRRLWWAIYAEDKWRSLLMGRPPYIHRSEWDVSELDGADFLYHTRGASSSSSGVHQPQDPVPFRYLVDLSGIAEQIYESFYTLRKSQYLSERFRVSHDTGRPLLEKLNDWYSSLPESFRLPNWSKSVSGLAPYPTSIHFAYLILVLFVYRALLRPMARSSSPPLIFDLDEIPTNPSALDTAIDDSPVLDFLNMPEIESFPAVELSDHSTGETTLNSAERCASIVISFTRRLTSSDFTGFWYSWSRIGFATVSNFALLLLVQAPNAERAAKGKQLVDSWLRVLRCQSQSFPMMKLGLTRLDAMHWVGLGQTFVLPQHVQEVIQSSGN from the exons ATGTCTGCCCGTCCCTATCGCTCTAAAAGGCACCGCCCTTGCGATCAATGCCGTGAAAGGAAGCTCGGGTGCCAGACGGACGGCGGACTACCGTGTGTACGCTGTCGTTCGGCCGATCTGCCCTGTACTTTCGAGCATCCACCCCCCAAGAGGCCTCGACGTGAGTCGTCGGGTCATATGGGTGATCATTCCGGTTCTGTAGCATCATCTATTGATCCGGAATCATCCTTTTTGCCCCCGTCATGGGAGGAGCCGTCCAACCATCCTGCGTCTCATCTTCCCTCCCGCGGTGCTTCTGTCAACCCTGCAGTCCACCAACCAGCCTTTGCTCCGCTGGAGGATGTGCCTACGAATGGGGCCGTCTCCCCTGCTGTATCGGGCCACCTGGTTACAGTTGGCCGATCTCCCACGCAGTTTGTGCAAAGCCTTGACCAGCTCGAAGGCTTTTCGGCCCATTTGTTTGGGGCGTCTGCCGAGTCCGACCCTTGGCTCCTTCGGCATTGCTCCTTTGATGATGCCGGTGTGAAGTGCTTCTACAAGGTCCACTTTCGTAATGCAGGCGGTGTTCCGACGGCGGACAAAATCCCGGTTCATTTCATGCTTGCTGCAGATGATTTGGCTACGTCGGCCAAGCAGGAGACCTCCTGTCGATTCAGCGGTGACGCTACCCGGGAAGAGCTCAATCGCTTGGTTCCACACGATTATGGCCAAAGACTGGTGTCTCT GTTCATCAAATATGTCTGGCCGGCATTGCCGCTTATATCACGCTCTCAGATGGGGCTGACTCCTTCGTGTTCAATACCCGAGCCATGGGCCTTAGAGCGCACGCCGGTGCATTTGCTTGCAGCGGTCTATGCATCTGCTCTGCCTTTTGCCGCCCATGACGATTATCTGTGCGTGCTGCAAACATATAACGCCCCCCCGGCGGACAGGCTCTGGCGGATGGCCTATGAGCTAATTTCCGAGGAGATCCACACACCACACCTGGCTGTTCTGCAGACGGCCTTGTTGTACCTGCATCGGCCACTGGACGAGGCCCGGGCCAGCATCGCTGACACCCCATTTGTCTGGTCATTTGTCGGCACCATTGTGGGCCTAGCCGAATCACTGGGGCTGCACATTGAATGTCGTATGTGGGGGATACCCGCCTGGGAGAAGCGTCTGCGTCGCCGGCTGTGGTGGGCCATCTATGCCGAAGACAAATGGCGCAGCTTGCTGATGGGTCGTCCGCCGTATATTCATCGGAGTGAATGGGACGTCAGTGAGCTGGATGGAGCAGACTTCCTCTACCACACCAGGGgtgcttcttcatcgtcatccgGGGTCCACCAACCACAAGATCCGGTGCCTTTTCGCTACCTGGTGGACCTGTCTGGCATTGCAGAACAGATCTATGAATCATTTTA CACCCTCCGCAAATCACAATACCTCTCAGAAAGGTTCCGTGTCTCACACGACACCGGCCGGCCACTGCTGGAGAAGCTAAATGACTGGTACTCCTCACTACCGGAAAGCTTCCGACTTCCCAACTGGAGTAAATCAGTCAGCGGACTCGCGCCATATCCCACATCGATCCACTTCGCCTACCTGATCCTGGTCCTGTTCGTCTACCGGGCGCTCCTTCGGCCAATGGCTCGGTCATCCAGTCCGCCGTTAATTTTCGATCTGGACGAGATCCCCACGAACCCCTCAGCACTGGATACAGCCATAGACGATTCCCCTGTTCTAGACTTCCTGAACATGCCCGAGATCGAGTCCTTCCCTGCAGTGGAGCTGTCCGACCACAGCACGGGCGAGACGACCCTCAACTCGGCGGAGCGCTGCGCTTCGATAGTAATCAGCTTCACTCGGCGGTTGACGTCGAGTGACTTTACAGGATTCTGGTATTCAT GGTCTCGCATCGGCTTCGCAACCGTCTCCAActttgcccttcttctcttaGTCCAAGCGCCCAATGCCGAGCGAGCAGCAAAGGGTAAACAGCTTGTTGACTCCTGGCTGCGTGTGCTCCGCTGCCAAAGCCAAAGCTTCCCCATGATGAAGCTTGGCTTGACGCGACTGGACGCCATGCACTGGGTGGGACTTGGGCAGACATTCGTTCTACCTCAGCATGTGCAAGAGGTAATTCAATCATCGGGGAACTGA
- a CDS encoding ubiA prenyltransferase family protein (unnamed protein product) translates to MPTTTTQCMTLSRSTIQPLKSDHVIPKGVHESIRQVLHHEFLITERLLRANIREGLVLPIIGLIARFLPAPDLILTTPWTQLALVLLKTFICFICHLYVFEIVNQVLSVDEDIANKPHRPIPAGFLCIPGAYRRWLLSWAICPVIASHLAGPEAAGLFGAYQAWVYFCYVWPKINHWIFRNAFASIGAYNMFRLVDTIVHSEIPSFPVMPKHILLLFSLWVVTTVHMQEFHDAEGDKRMKRRTLPVVVGPKGERLLRAGTAMLVIGSGAVLLIATASYIQGSSLPSQRWTVAGLVITGFLHNIFACIVGFRCVWHGGVAFDRKTYKRFYMLAAYTMICYLSFWQMTEKISISILA, encoded by the coding sequence ATGCCTACCACTACTACCCAATGCATGACCCTCTCCAGATCGACAATCCAACCCCTCAAAAGCGACCATGTAATCCCAAAGGGTGTCCATGAGTCCATTCGCCAAGTTCTGCATCATGAATTTCTCATCACAGAGCGACTACTCCGTGCCAACATCCGTGAAGGCCTAGTCCTCCCCATCATCGGCCTCATCGCCCGTTTCCTGCCTGCACCGGACCTCATCCTCACGACCCCCTGGACCCAACTCGCCCTAGTACTCCTCAAGACCTTTATCTGCTTCATCTGCCACCTATACGTATTCGAAATCGTGAATCAAGTCCTCTCCGTCGATGAAGACATCGCCAACAAGCCGCACCGACCGATCCCAGCAGGCTTCCTCTGCATTCCCGGCGCCTATAGACGCTGGCTCCTCAGCTGGGCCATTTGCCCCGTCATCGCCAGCCACCTCGCGGGCCCGGAAGCAGCCGGCCTCTTCGGAGCATACCAAGCCTGGGTGTATTTCTGCTATGTCTGGCCGAAGATCAATCACTGGATCTTCCGGAACGCTTTTGCGTCCATCGGCGCCTACAACATGTTCCGACTCGTGGACACCATCGTTCACAGCGAGATCCCGTCGTTCCCGGTCATGCCGAAGCATATCCTCCTACTCTTCTCCTTGTGGGTGGTGACCACGGTACACATGCAGGAGTTCCATGATGCCGAGGGTGACAAACGGATGAAGAGACGGACGCTTCCAGTCGTGGTTGGACCCAAGGGGGAACGGCTCCTCCGGGCAGGCACCGCAATGCTAGTCATCGGGTCGGGCGCCGTGCTCCTCATTGCCACGGCTTCTTATATACAGGGCTCTTCCCTCCCGAGTCAACGATGGACGGTAGCGGGACTCGTCATAACAGGCTTCCTGCATAATATCTTCGCATGCATAGTTGGATTCCGGTGTGTCTGGCACGGTGGCGTTGCCTTCGATCGCAAAACCTATAAACGGTTTTATATGTTGGCGGCGTATACCATGATCTGTTATTTGTCTTTTTGGCAAATGACGGAAAAGATCTCGATCTCGATCTTAGCTTAG
- a CDS encoding putative signal recognition particle 14kD protein (unnamed protein product) has protein sequence MAPHLGHEEFFSSLSDLLSKTSQKARGSVFLTQKPLIDTTASSENASSSSRPSILIRATDGNTNAPNPKNNKVEKKTVSKVKLSTIVAPEDLEAFYTRYAEVCKAGMTGLKKRDRKKGKAKAKAAKA, from the exons ATGGCACCACATCTCGGCCACGAGGAG ttcttctcctccctctctgaCCTCCTATCCAAGACCTCTCAAAAAGCCCGAGGCTCCGTCTTCCTCACCCAGAAGCCTCTCATTGACACCACCGCATCTTCAGAGAacgcctcctcctcgtcgcgGCCGTCTATCCTTATCCGTGCAACAGATGGCAACACCAATGCACCCAAtccgaagaacaacaaggTCGAGAAGAAGACCGTCTCGAAAGTGAAGCTGTCGACGATAGTGGCGCCGGAGGACCTCGAGGCCTTCTATACCCGCTATGCGGAGGTCTGCAAGGCGGGGATGACGggattgaagaagagggatCGTAAGAAGGGCAAGGCTAAGGCGAAGGCTGCAAAGGCTTAG
- a CDS encoding inheritance of peroxisomes protein 1-domain-containing protein: protein MTDTSDAPLPQIRRSATLPSKLHPRSKRSVESLRPSENDLFYHPAAKVVHFAPRALAPIPSSTAPADFDYPVDTVETLPWRSPTERTVAFAPLRLEKVHGLTVFLKCGSVVHAILKNSQCWCVDGVSTFVLRIRPLTYYRIELPNETEEDRKSVAAMKEALPQVLRYEVTPCPFKRGFTVEIPEEARVPRRKRAWRPKGRRESAPIISAYMLDKSPAREIALTDSLSAGEDTDGNLTDDSCFTTKGSNSTVLETIPDDNEPSLPNKMPEITDLPRRSVSETQQSFQTLLARFEDTPEPPVEPKMPLSSSVDSFHTVASLSSSPAESDSGSTFPSATSTDGTDLGLRESSNNQGHLENLKFEEVDFSAGRTVPEVKCEDCCSPRPPASPRASFSEEEFRRVPGALPDDQMSIASYAGTSKTTDSNPNLSSMSIEFRRRSKASRERELSPMPPQSALALTSPSDKENAASPIQKTCTVVLIPPIQLFIVLIHIAARIVLGPALTSAMGELNHKYEYQVADPQEAVDDFDLPLAPDCPRKQSVSEANSWDLD, encoded by the coding sequence ATGACCGATACCTCGGATGCGCCGCTTCCTCAGATCCGTCGGTCTGCTACTCTCCCTTCGAAATTGCATCCACGTTCCAAACGCAGTGTAGAGTCACTGAGGCCTTCGGAGAATGATCTTTTCTACCATCCTGCCGCCAAAGTAGTCCATTTCGCCCCAAGAGCACTTGCGCCCATCCCGTCCAGCACCGCGCCAGCAGACTTTGATTATCCGGTTGATACGGTCGAAACCCTTCCATGGAGGTCCCCTACGGAACGAACAGTTGCATTTGCGCCCCTTCGGCTTGAGAAGGTTCACGGCCTGACCGTGTTCCTGAAGTGCGGCAGTGTCGTCCATGCAATCCTCAAGAACTCCCAATGTTGGTGTGTCGACGGCGTATCAACATTTGTTCTGCGCATTCGCCCTCTCACATATTATCGTATCGAACTTCCTAATGAAACTGAAGAGGATAGGAAGTCCGTGGCAGCAATGAAAGAGGCCTTGCCTCAGGTCCTCCGCTATGAAGTCACCCCCTGTCCGTTCAAAAGGGGGTTTACAGTCGAGATACCAGAGGAGGCCAGGGTTCCGCGGCGCAAAAGAGCATGGCGTCCGAAAGGGCGAAGGGAGAGCGCTCCTATCATTTCTGCCTACATGCTTGATAAGAGTCCAGCCCGCGAAATCGCTCTGACTGATTCTCTGAGTGCTGGCGAAGACACCGATGGCAATCTAACGGACGATAGCTGCTTCACAACGAAAGGTAGCAATAGCACAGTCCTGGAAACTATTCCCGACGACAACGAGCCTTCACTGCCCAACAAAATGCCCGAAATCACAGATTTGCCCCGACGCTCTGTGTCCGAAACTCAACAGAGCTTCCAGACCTTGCTGGCAAGGTTTGAAGACACGCCTGAACCACCCGTGGAACCCAAAATGCCATTATCTTCCAGTGTTGACTCATTTCACACCGTCGCATCGTTATCGTCGTCGCCAGCGGAATCAGATTCTGGCTCAACTTTCCCTTCGGCCACATCAACTGACGGCACCGATCTCGGTCTGCGTGAAAGCAGTAACAACCAGGGTCACTTGGAGAATCTAAAATTCGAGGAGGTTGACTTTTCTGCAGGACGCACTGTACCAGAAGTTAAGTGCGAAGATTGCTGTTCACCTAGGCCCCCGGCTTCCCCTAGGGCTTCTTTCTCGGAGGAAGAGTTTCGACGAGTGCCTGGTGCGCTGCCGGATGATCAGATGTCCATTGCCAGCTATGCTGGTACATCTAAGACCACAGACTCCAATCCCAACCTCAGCAGCATGAGCATAGAATTTCGTCGTCGGTCTAAGGCGTCCCGGGAGCGAGAACTTTCGCCGATGCCACCTCAGTCGGCTTTAGCCCTTACCAGCCCCTCGGACAAAGAAAACGCGGCCTCTCCGATTCAGAAGACATGCACGGTGGTCCTTATCCCTCCGATTCAGTTATTTATCGTCCTCATTCATATAGCAGCTCGGATCGTATTAGGCCCAGCTTTGACATCGGCCATGGGGGAGTTAAATCATAAGTATGAGTATCAAGTGGCGGATCCTCAGGAGGCTGTGGACGACTTTGATCTTCCACTTGCACCCGACTGTCCGAGGAAACAGTCGGTATCCGAAGCCAACTCTTGGGATTTGGATTAA
- a CDS encoding transmembrane protein UsgS: MPNFEPNAVIRGAQLTIVGTVRALRNPELFKHEHFRQAGFAIAVGIAIELLIQIPIIGVKFLLWILSWMADLESATWDDTLLESLDFLSKSVLQVPFLVMTLMRYITPTLDEIFMESIKWVDSTYVDKHKADDPKTLRAMYYPSLSMYSTKGSVGVSKPKGESALVFVRRYGRKVGMMLGVFLLSLLPIVGRFVMPAASFFSFQQMVGPAPAAAIFGTGLVLPKRYLVTFLHTYYSSRSLMRELLDPYFCRIKYTHEQKRRWFADREGVLFGFAFAFTIVLKTPFIGVLMYGIAQASTAYLVTKITDPPPVPAESEGFAESQVTWKNKHDFLQLSLENIDKINLAAQNKKDGDKADEPDALRRKFT, encoded by the exons ATGCCCAATTTTGAGCCAAATGCCGTTATTCGCGGTGCTCAGCTCACGATTGTTGGAA CTGTTCGAGCACTGCGGAACCCAGAACTTTTCAAACATGAGCACTTCCGGCAAGCGGGTTTTGCGATAGCTGTAGGAATCGCCATTGAATTACTCATTCAGATCCCC ATCATCGGGGTCAAGTTTCTTCTATGGATCTTATCTTGGATGGCCGACTTGGAGAGCGCGACTTGGGACGATACCCTTCTTGAGAGCCTTGATTTTCTGAGCAAATCGGTCCTTCAAGTTCCCTTCTTGGTGATGACGCTCATGCGATACATCACCCCAACTCTCGATGAAAT CTTCATGGAATCTATAAAATGGGTCGACTCCACCTATGTTGACAAACATAAGGCAGATGATCCCAAGACCCTACGGGCCATGTACTACCCAAGCCTTTCGATGTACTCCACGAAAGGGAGTGTTGGGGTGTCTAAGCCAAAAGGTGAATCGGCTCTCGTCTTCGTCCGTCGGTATGGGCGCAAGGTCGGGATGATGCTTGGCGTCTTTTTGCTGTCGCTTCTTCCTATCGTCGGGCGATTCGTGATGCCTGCAGcttcgttcttttcctttcagcAGATGGTGGGCCCAGCCCCTGCAGCTGCTATCTTCGGAACCGGCCTCGTGCTCCCTAAGCGCTACCTGGTCACCTTCCTCCACACCTATTACTCTTCCCGCAGTTTGATGCGTGAACTC CTCGATCCATACTTCTGCCGTATCAAATACACTCACGAACAGAAGCGCCGCTGGTTTGCGGACCGGGAAGGTGTCCTATTTGGTTTTGCGTTTGCCTTCACTATTGTGCTGAAGACACCGTTCATCGGAGTCCTCATGTACGGTATCGCCCAAGCATCCACGGCCTATCTTGTTACCAAGATCACGGATCCTCCACCAGTGCCAGCGGAGAGTGAAGGCTTTGCTGAAAGCCAGGTGACCTGGAAGAATAAGCACGATTTCCTGCAGTTATCACTGGAGAACATTGACAAGATCAACCTCGCTGCGCAGAATAAGAAAGACGGTGACAAGGCGGATGAGCCTGATGCGCTTCGGCGGAAGTTCACCTAG
- a CDS encoding Acetamidase/Formamidase, which translates to MGHKGIRTALKVDLDKPAWEQPGLHNRWHPDVPSCGKIANNEVVKIECLDWTGGQIKNNDSADDVKNVDLTQIHYLSGPFDIETAEPGDVLLVEIQDVQPFQDQPWGFSGVFHKQNGGGFLDEIYPESAKAIWDFEGIFCSSRHIPHVRFAGLIHPGILGCAPSTEVLAEWNRREGELIAANTTSREVAKPPEPKSAHAGSAEASLKERIAKEGARTIPGRPEHGGNCDIKNLSRGSKVYLPVHVPGAKFSVGDLHFSQGDGEISFCGAIEMAGIITLKFTVMKGGMAKLGMKSPIFHPGPVEPQFGPGRYLTFEGFSVDENGKQHCLDATVAYRQTCLRVIEYLRRYGYSDYQIYLLLSCAPVQGHIAGIVDIPNACTTMGVPMDIFDFDIRPEAEVVKLDMGSCAFARN; encoded by the exons atgGGACACAAGGGCATTCGCACAGCTCTCAAAGTCGATCTCGACAAGCCAGCCTGGGAGCAGCCTGGGTTACAT AACCGATGGCACCCGGATG TTCCCTCCTGCGGTAAGATCGCCAACAATGAAGTCGTTAAAATCGAATGTCTGGACTGGACCGGAGGACAAATCAAAAATAATGACTCGGCCGACGACGTCAAGAATGTGGACCTGACGCAGATTCACTATCTATCTGGCCCATTCGACATTGAGACTGCCGAGCCTGGAGATGTCCTTCTGGTCGAAATCCAAGATGTTCAGCCTTTCCAAGACCAGCCTTGGGGATTCTCTGGTGTGTTCCATAAGCAGAATGGTGGAGGCTTTTTGGACGAGATTTACCCTGAATC AGCAAAGGCGATCTGGGACTTCGAGGGCATTTTCTGTTCCTCTCGTCATATCCCTCATGTGCGTTTCGCAGGCCTCATCCATCCCGGTATCCTAGGATGTGCACCCTCCACAGAGGTTCTGGCAGAGTGGAATCGCCGTGAAGGCGAGTTGATCGCAGCCAATACAACCAGTCGCGAGGTTGCGAAGCCACCTGAGCCCAAGAGTGCACATGCTGGGAGCGCGGAAGCGAGTCTCAAAGAAAGGATTGCCAAAGAAGGAGCTCGGACTATTCCT GGTCGTCCCGAACATGGAGGAAACTGTGACATCAAGAACCTCTCTCGAGGCTCGAAAGTGTATCTACCGGTCCACGTCCCTGGAGCGAAATTCTCCGTAGGAGACCTGCACTTCTCTCAAGGTGACGGAGAAATCTCCTTCTGTGGTGCCATCGAAATGGCCGGGATCATTACTCTCAAGTTCACCGTGATGAAGGGCGGCATGGCCAAGTTAGGCATGAAGTCGCCAATCTTCCACCCAGGACCAGTTGAGCCACAGTTTGGCCCTGGTCGATACCTCACCTTCGAGGGTTTCTCCGTCGATGAGAACGGGAAACAGCACTGCCTCGATGCTACCGTTGCTTATCGACAGACGTGTCTCCGCGTGATCGAGTACCTTCGTCGGTATGGCTACAGTGACTATCAGATTTATTTACTACTCAGCTGCGCTCCAGTTCAGGGTCACATTGCTGGCATAGTGGATATTCCGAATGCGTGCACCACAATGGGGGTGCCGATGGATAtctttgattttgatattaGACCTGAGGCGGAGGTTGTTAAGTTGGATATGGGCAGCTGTGCATTTGCGAGAAACTAA
- a CDS encoding fructosyl amine:oxygen oxidoreductase (fructosyl amine:oxygen oxidoreductase) produces the protein MTSSKLTPTSSILIVGAGTWGCSTALHLARRGYKNVTVLDPHPVPSPIAAGNDINKIMEHREVKASETDPWSIAFSTCTRAALKGWKNDPIFQPYFHETGAIVSGHTASLIKHIQEHEIDSSDAEFIKLNTAEDFRKTMPPGILTGNFPGWKGWLNKTGAGWIHAKKAMFSAYTEAKRLGVTFITGSPEGDVVSLIYENGDVVGARTADGTVHRADHTILSAGAGSDRLLDFKKQLRPTAWTLCHIRMTPDEAKKYRNLPVLFNVAKGFFMEPDEDNHELKICDEHPGYCNFVPDPKHGGEVRSIPFAKHQIPLEAEARARDFLRDTMPHLADRPLSFARICWDADTVDRAFLIDRHPEYRSLLLAVGGSGNGAMQMPTIGGFIADALEGNLQKELKHALRWRPEIAAQRDWKDTQNRFGGPNKVMDFQKVGENEWTKIGDKSRL, from the exons ATGACATCCTCCAAGTTGACTCCCACATCATCTATCTTAATTGTCGGTGCAGGGACCTGGGGTTGTTCTACTGCTTTACATCTTGCCCGTCGAGGATACAAAAATGTCACGGTCCTAGATCCGCACCCGGTCCCTTCTCCCATTGCAGCTGGCAATGACATTAACAAGATTATGGAGCACAGGGAGGTAAAAG CCTCTGAAACCGATCCTTGGAGTATCGCCTTCTCAACATGCACGCGAGCTGCACTGAAAGGTTGGAAAAACGACCCAATATTCCAGCCATACTTCCATGAAACGGGGGCAATAGTTTCTGGCCACACCGCCTCTTTGATTAAACATATACAAGAACACGAAATCGACTCGTCAGACGCCGAGTTCATAAAATTGAACACCGCAGAGGATTTCCGCAAAACTATGCCCCCGGGAATCCTCACCGGCAACTTCCCCGGCTGGAAGGGCTGGCTGAACAAGACCGGCGCCGGATGGATCCAcgccaagaaggccatgtTCTCGGCATACACCGAAGCAAAGCGCCTAGGAGTCACTTTCATCACCGGCTCCCCTGAAGGAGACGTTGTATCTCTAATTTACGAGAATGGAGACGTAGTCGGAGCCAGAACGGCCGACGGCACCGTCCACCGAGCAGACCATACCATTCTTTCCGCAGGGGCTGGCAGTGATCGTCTCCTGGACTTTAAGAAACAGCTCCGTCCTACCGCCTGGACGCTCTGCCACATCAGAATGACGCCCGACGAGGCCAAGAAGTACCGGAATCTTCCTGTGCTGTTCAACGTCGCTAAGGGGTTCTTCATGGAACCTGATGAGGATAATCATGAGCTTAAGATCTGCGACGAGCATCCTGGATATTGCAACTTCGTCCCGGACCCGAAGCACGGCGGTGAGGTGCGCAGTATCCCATTTGCAAAGCATCAGATTCCTCTTGAAGCCGAGGCCCGTGCAAGGGACTTCCTCCGTGATACGATGCCTCATCTTGCTGATCGACCACTGTCTTTTGCTCGTATATGCTGGGATGCTGATACAGTGGATCGGGCCTTCTTGATCGATAGGCATCCTGAGTATCGCTCTTTACTGCTTGCTGTCGGTGGATCTGGTAATGGAGCCATGCAAATGCCTACCATTGGTGGGTTCATAGCGGATGCTCTGGAGGGAAACCTGCAAAAGGAACTGAAGCATGCACTACGGTGGAGGCCTGAGATTGCCGCCCAACGAGACTGGAAGGATACGCAAAATAGATTCGGAGGTCCGAATAAAGTAATGGATTTCCAGAAGGTTGGAGAGAATGAGTGGACCAAGATTGGCGATAAGAGTCGGCTTTAA